The Pagrus major chromosome 10, Pma_NU_1.0 genome contains a region encoding:
- the zcchc4 gene encoding rRNA N6-adenosine-methyltransferase ZCCHC4 yields MDVTEAIDDSFGIDVIFPDGDKTAPCCPHGPTLLFEKVGKGGEKGRRFYACSACRDRKDCKFFQWEDEKVSEARHLAREAENKSNRPQFTHQQYCSRFRKFASLPLHEKKFCQDCQVLLLPGEHGADSSHTSMAVTAAQLRRPSVLLRPLDNKKSNAQYLFTDHSSNFLLDTLAALGYRKVLCVGTPRLQELIKLRNLEQKHEPMKSLLLDIDFRYAQFYNKDEFCHYNMFNHYFFDGEASSAVLQAFLTESDGDKVVMVADPPFGGLVKPLANSFSLISQTWRKLQSSDSGNADMPMVWIFPYFFEPRILECLPSFAMLDYQVDYDNHPLYKHGKTGRKQSPVRLFTNISPRDVVLPKEEGYRFCSLCQRFIWSLNRHCAKCNVCPSKDGREWKHCSACEKCVKPSWRHCQSCGRCALPDHPCGKAQGKEGCFNCGSLKHKLKACPVKDSHRANRHRPNAKSGLKNVSRPPVFKAKAKRKSGAARRAKKMAALSV; encoded by the exons ATGGATGTGACCGAGGCTATCGACGACAGTTTTGGAATAGATGTTATATTTCCAGACGGCGATAAAACTGCGCCATGTTGTCCGCACG GGCCAACTTTGCTGTTTGAGAAAGTTGGCAAAGGAGGTGAGAAAGGAAGGAGGTTTTATGCCTGCTCagcctgcagagacagaaaagactGCAAGTTTTTTCAGTGGGAAGATGAAAAG GTGTCTGAAGCCAGGCATTTGGCCAGAGAAGCAGAGAACAAGTCAAACAGACCTCAGTTCACCCACCAGCAGTACTGTAGCAG GTTCAGAAAGTTTGCCTCACTGCCACTGCACGAGAAGAAGTTCTGTCAGGACTGTCAGGTTCTCCTCCTCCCGGGAGAGCATGGGGCCGACTCCAGTCACACATCCATGGCCGTCACggcagctcagctgaggagacCCAGTGTGCTGCTGCGTCCTCTGGACAACAAGAAGAGCAACGCCCAGTACCTGTTCACCGACCACAGCTCCAACTTTCTGCTCGACACCCTGGCTGCTCTGGGATACAGGAAGGTGCTGTGTGTGGGCACACCCAG ACTCCAGGAGCTCATCAAGCTGCGAAATCTGGAGCAGAAACACGAGCCAATGAAGAGTCTGCTGCTGGACATTGACTTCAG atATGCTCAGTTCTACAACAAGGATGAGTTCTGTCACTACAACATGTTCAACCATTACTTCTTTGATGGAGAG GCTTCCAGTGCAGTCCTGCAGGCCTTCCTCACAGAGTCTGACGGGGATAAGGTGGTGATGGTGGCCGACCCTCCGTTCGGTGGCCTGGTGAAGCCTCTGGCCAACAGCTTCTCTCTGATCTCGCAGACGTGGAGGAAGCTGCAGAGCTCTG aCAGTGGTAACGCTGACATGCCTATGGTGTGGATTTTCCCCTACTTCTTTGAGCCTCGAATCCTGGAGTGTCTGCCCTCATTCGCCATGCTGGACTACCAG GTGGACTATGACAATCACCCTCTGTATAAACATGGGAAGACGGGCAGGAAGCAGTCTCCTGTCAGACTCTTCACTAATATTTCACCCAGAGACGTTGTCTTGCCCAAAGAGGAGGGCTACAG ATTTTGCTCCCTATGTCAGAGATTCATCTGGTCCCTCAACAGACACTGTGCTAAGTGCAATGTCTGCCCATCCAAG gATGGCCGAGAGTGGAAGCACTGCTCAGCATGTGAGAAATGTGTGAAACCAT CTTGGAGACACTGTCAGTCCTGTGGCCGCTGTGCCCTTCCAGACCACCCATGTGGGAAAGCTCAGGGGAAGGAGGGCTGCTTCAACTGTGGCAGCCTGAAGCACAAACTCAAAGCATGCCCTG
- the LOC141003801 gene encoding E3 ubiquitin-protein ligase TRIM62 isoform X2 gives MAEKKTFSAGNGQSTVAQSAQSGLAASSAGTHSVLQDRLSFTPLDGNSDEVVQPFPRSPKLQRKVAHAARPSQEQLSRRMEELQEERSKTDAHIESLKKRKADLSRSTEVMKQRVRERFENMRRALTQDEQAVLDSLEMDLRRTRTRLDQVLKNWTQHQDQVNKNISSTQRALSKTPVAGEDQKGPSENVSPKKPAASEQEIRLNEERFERLLKTLSSISKNLRAQLQRKTLLLDSCPMVIDKQTCHGQITVTSEGRGVFFSGSARSAPEHPLQFDKVSCALGCSPVPTAQSYWEVDVRCCSSWAVGVTYGSLERKGRDKGAKLGRNRNSWCVELRNGRLSAWHNDRHVACQSVGQTPLGTVGVWVNYDKGQLMFYDADTMVVLQRFSAAVTQVFDRAHHQFTEPLYPAIRFLKPPENQMWPNHLEICHHNIP, from the exons atggcagaaaaaaagacattttctgccGGTAATGGCCAGTCAACAGTGGCTCAGTCAGCACAGAGTGGTCTTGCAGCGTCCTCTGCAGGCACTCACAGTGTACTGCAGGATCGACTGAGCTTCACCCCTCTGGACGGCAACAGTGATGAGGTTGTTCAGCCTTTCCCACGTTCTCCGAAACTACAGAGGAAGGTGGCTCATGCTGCACGGCCCTCTCAG GAACAGCTGTCCAGACGtatggaggagctgcaggaagaAAGATCCAAGACTGACGCTCACATTGAGTCTCTGAAGAAGCGCAAGGCCGACCTCTCT AGGAGCACTGAGGTGATGAAGCAGCGGGTCCGAGAGCGTTTTGAGAACATGCGGCGTGCTCTGACACAGGACGAGCAGGCCGTCCTGGACTCTCTGGAGATGGACCTGAGACGGACCAGGACCAGACTGGACCAGGTTCTCAAGAACtggacacagcatcaggaccaGGTCAATAAGAACATCAGCAGCACCCAGAGAGCTCTGAGCAAGACCCCGGTGGCAGGGGAAGACCAAAAG GGCCCATCTGAGAATGTGAG TCCTAAGAAGCCCGCTGCCTCTGAGCAGGAAATCCGACTGAATGAGGAGAGGTTTGAAAGGCTCCTGAAAACATTATCCTCCATCTCCAAAAACCTGAGAGCTCAGCTGCAGAGGAAGACTCTCCTCTTAG ATTCTTGCCCGATGGTGATTGACAAGCAGACTTGCCACGGCCAGATCACAGTGACCTCAGAGGGGCGGGGCGTGTTCTTCTCAGGCTCTGCTCGCTCAGCCCCGGAGCATCCTCTTCAGTTTGATAAGGTGTCCTGCGCTCTGGGCTGCTCTCCTGTCCCAACTGCTCAGAGTTACTGGGAGGTCGACGTccgctgctgctcctcctgggCCGTGGGTGTCACGTACGGCAGCCTGGAGAGGAAGGGCCGGGACAAGGGTGCCAAACTGGGCCGAAACAGAAACTCGTGGTGCGTGGAGCTTCGCAACGGCCGTCTTTCCGCTTGGCACAACGACCGGCATGTAGCGTGCCAGAGCGTCGGGCAAACGCCACTAGGAACGGTTGGAGTGTGGGTGAATTATGACAAGGGCCAGCTGATGTTTTATGATGCGGACACAATGGTTGTTCTGCAGAGGttctctgcagctgtgacacagGTGTTTGACAGGGCTCATCACCAGTTCACTGAGCCCCTGTACCCCGCCATACGCTTCCTGAAACCACCCGAGAACCAGATGTGGCCGAACCACCTGGAGATCTGCCATCACAACATTCCATGA
- the LOC141003801 gene encoding E3 ubiquitin-protein ligase TRIM62 isoform X1, whose protein sequence is MFFFLLFSEMAEKKTFSAGNGQSTVAQSAQSGLAASSAGTHSVLQDRLSFTPLDGNSDEVVQPFPRSPKLQRKVAHAARPSQEQLSRRMEELQEERSKTDAHIESLKKRKADLSRSTEVMKQRVRERFENMRRALTQDEQAVLDSLEMDLRRTRTRLDQVLKNWTQHQDQVNKNISSTQRALSKTPVAGEDQKGPSENVSPKKPAASEQEIRLNEERFERLLKTLSSISKNLRAQLQRKTLLLDSCPMVIDKQTCHGQITVTSEGRGVFFSGSARSAPEHPLQFDKVSCALGCSPVPTAQSYWEVDVRCCSSWAVGVTYGSLERKGRDKGAKLGRNRNSWCVELRNGRLSAWHNDRHVACQSVGQTPLGTVGVWVNYDKGQLMFYDADTMVVLQRFSAAVTQVFDRAHHQFTEPLYPAIRFLKPPENQMWPNHLEICHHNIP, encoded by the exons atgtttttttttttgttgttctcagaaatggcagaaaaaaagacattttctgccGGTAATGGCCAGTCAACAGTGGCTCAGTCAGCACAGAGTGGTCTTGCAGCGTCCTCTGCAGGCACTCACAGTGTACTGCAGGATCGACTGAGCTTCACCCCTCTGGACGGCAACAGTGATGAGGTTGTTCAGCCTTTCCCACGTTCTCCGAAACTACAGAGGAAGGTGGCTCATGCTGCACGGCCCTCTCAG GAACAGCTGTCCAGACGtatggaggagctgcaggaagaAAGATCCAAGACTGACGCTCACATTGAGTCTCTGAAGAAGCGCAAGGCCGACCTCTCT AGGAGCACTGAGGTGATGAAGCAGCGGGTCCGAGAGCGTTTTGAGAACATGCGGCGTGCTCTGACACAGGACGAGCAGGCCGTCCTGGACTCTCTGGAGATGGACCTGAGACGGACCAGGACCAGACTGGACCAGGTTCTCAAGAACtggacacagcatcaggaccaGGTCAATAAGAACATCAGCAGCACCCAGAGAGCTCTGAGCAAGACCCCGGTGGCAGGGGAAGACCAAAAG GGCCCATCTGAGAATGTGAG TCCTAAGAAGCCCGCTGCCTCTGAGCAGGAAATCCGACTGAATGAGGAGAGGTTTGAAAGGCTCCTGAAAACATTATCCTCCATCTCCAAAAACCTGAGAGCTCAGCTGCAGAGGAAGACTCTCCTCTTAG ATTCTTGCCCGATGGTGATTGACAAGCAGACTTGCCACGGCCAGATCACAGTGACCTCAGAGGGGCGGGGCGTGTTCTTCTCAGGCTCTGCTCGCTCAGCCCCGGAGCATCCTCTTCAGTTTGATAAGGTGTCCTGCGCTCTGGGCTGCTCTCCTGTCCCAACTGCTCAGAGTTACTGGGAGGTCGACGTccgctgctgctcctcctgggCCGTGGGTGTCACGTACGGCAGCCTGGAGAGGAAGGGCCGGGACAAGGGTGCCAAACTGGGCCGAAACAGAAACTCGTGGTGCGTGGAGCTTCGCAACGGCCGTCTTTCCGCTTGGCACAACGACCGGCATGTAGCGTGCCAGAGCGTCGGGCAAACGCCACTAGGAACGGTTGGAGTGTGGGTGAATTATGACAAGGGCCAGCTGATGTTTTATGATGCGGACACAATGGTTGTTCTGCAGAGGttctctgcagctgtgacacagGTGTTTGACAGGGCTCATCACCAGTTCACTGAGCCCCTGTACCCCGCCATACGCTTCCTGAAACCACCCGAGAACCAGATGTGGCCGAACCACCTGGAGATCTGCCATCACAACATTCCATGA